In bacterium, the sequence GCAGGGGGTTTAAGCCCCCTATATGCTCTAAGTACGTCACGCTGAGCGTAGTTGAAGGGTTTTCCGGAAGGTAATCGAATCTAATCTGAACTGCCCTTCGATATACTTATGGTTTTATGAGTTCGATTAAACTCTTATATCTATTATTTGGCCTTTGCCGCTTATCATTTTTAATAGCTGGGTTGCGGCTTGCTCTTGAGTATCAAGAGTCTTCTTTAATACATTTCCAGTGGTCTGCGTTTTGATATCGCCTGCCTTTAACATCGATTTCAGAGCTTCTATTGCGTTATCATTACTAATCCGAACGTCCATCAAATCTCCTAATTAAACTCAAAAAGTGGTTTTGATTTGGCTATAGTGTCAACCATTTTGTCAGCTACGAACTCTAGGTCTGATTCAGATAATCCCAGATGCTCCATCGCCGAAGATGAGAACGGGTAGTGCAGGCCATCTCCGCCAATACCAATACCTATGCTTAAAGCAACCGCATCAGCGATATGGGTGATTTGGGTTAGACTCGATGTGGAATCTACGCGGTCCGGACAGTGATGGTTAGTCACGGCTTTAACAAGCGATTCAGGTAGGTTCCATTGACTAGCAAGATGCCCTCCTACGTCGGCATGAGTGAAACCAAAGCTGTTGTACTCAGAGTCATTGAAGGGGATATTTTCTTCCCGAACTTTCTTTAGCATCTCGGGAAGCATGTCCTTCATCCACATGCTCATAACTACTTTGCCAATATCATGAAGTAGCCCCGCTGTAAATGCTTCATCAGGGGAAACGCTTCGAGTTTGTTTTGCGATGATCTCTGCGCCTATCGCGACAGTAAAAGAGTGCCGCCAGAGCATCGCCGGGGCTAAATCGTAACCTGACAATTCTTTTGCTAGCCAAGGGAAGGTAGAAGCCAGTAGCGCCATGTGACGAATCGTTCGGGTTCCTAAAAGCATAACCGCATCATTGAGAGTGCTTACCTCATGTGGTAAGCCATAATAGGCGGAATTCGCTAATCGTAAAATTCTTGCAGCCAGTCCTTGATCGTTCGCGAGTGCGCGAGCAATCGTTAAATTCGGTATGTCTTCATCGTTGGCAAGCCGAACGACTCTTAGCGCTGCTTCAGGCATGGTCGGCAGGTCTTGAGTTTTAGAAACAAAGTCCTTGATTGAAACTATTCCGGATGTCATCAACTTACTCCTGACTTAACAGCAGACTCTCCTAATTCACAAAGAACGCGTTCAACAGTTTTGGATGAATTAACAACCACTTTGCCGGTATCGCTATAAATGGCAATCGTGCGGCCATCGCTTCCACCCACATCGACTGCGACCACCTCGATGTCGTAAGCCTTAAGGCAATTGTTAAGGGCTTCAACATTTCGAGTACCAATGTCATAAAGAGATGCAAGCGAGTTGCTCAGTATCATTTTTGAACCACCAGCGAGAGCGACTTTAAGCTTCAAAGGGTCTGCTCCTTCTTGCTGCATCGCTTCCATTAAAGCTGGAATGGCTGTGTTGGCGTATTTGGCCGGTTTATTGGTGGTGCGATTGGTTGAGCATTCAGGCAGTATAACGTAAGCCATGCCCGCTACTCGCGCAAAAGGATCGTAAGCACAGACTGCTACGCTCGATCCTAAGCCGGTACAAATCAAGCTGCGAGTGCCTATGGTGGCTGCGATCTCTGCAATTCCTACAACAATTGGTTCAAATGCCATTACTTTAAGAAATTCCTTCCCTATTAATTCTCGGCTAGAATTGACAAGGTTTATAGGTTCATTGTGATGGGCACTTGCGAATGTGTAGCCTTTAATAGGAGACG encodes:
- a CDS encoding chemotaxis protein CheD, producing the protein SPIKGYTFASAHHNEPINLVNSSRELIGKEFLKVMAFEPIVVGIAEIAATIGTRSLICTGLGSSVAVCAYDPFARVAGMAYVILPECSTNRTTNKPAKYANTAIPALMEAMQQEGADPLKLKVALAGGSKMILSNSLASLYDIGTRNVEALNNCLKAYDIEVVAVDVGGSDGRTIAIYSDTGKVVVNSSKTVERVLCELGESAVKSGVS
- a CDS encoding HDOD domain-containing protein, which produces MTSGIVSIKDFVSKTQDLPTMPEAALRVVRLANDEDIPNLTIARALANDQGLAARILRLANSAYYGLPHEVSTLNDAVMLLGTRTIRHMALLASTFPWLAKELSGYDLAPAMLWRHSFTVAIGAEIIAKQTRSVSPDEAFTAGLLHDIGKVVMSMWMKDMLPEMLKKVREENIPFNDSEYNSFGFTHADVGGHLASQWNLPESLVKAVTNHHCPDRVDSTSSLTQITHIADAVALSIGIGIGGDGLHYPFSSSAMEHLGLSESDLEFVADKMVDTIAKSKPLFEFN
- a CDS encoding YjfB family protein → MDVRISNDNAIEALKSMLKAGDIKTQTTGNVLKKTLDTQEQAATQLLKMISGKGQIIDIRV